Proteins encoded in a region of the Sceloporus undulatus isolate JIND9_A2432 ecotype Alabama chromosome 11, SceUnd_v1.1, whole genome shotgun sequence genome:
- the LYRM9 gene encoding LYR motif-containing protein 9 has product MAPLPGAELVKRPLQLYRYLLRCCKALPGKNVQEHYKHAIRQSFKVHGDEDNPERIQQIIKRAIEDADWIMEKYKKQK; this is encoded by the exons ATGGCTCCTCTCCCCGGGGCGGAATTGGTGAAGAGACCGTTGCAGCTTTATCGGTACTTACTCCGTTGTTGCAAGGCGCTTCCAGGAAAGAATGTCCAAGAACACTACAAACATGCAATACGGCAG AGTTTCAAAGTCCATGGAGACGAAGACAATCCCGAGAGGATTCAGCAGATCATCAAGCGGGCCATTGAAGATGCCGACTGGATAATGGAGAAG tataagaaacagaaataa